The following is a genomic window from Butyricimonas faecihominis.
GGATGGTTATCAATCCGGCGGAAAATAAGATAATCGCCAAATCCGATATTAGGACAGGAATGTCTGACATGATGTTTATTTTTGCGGGAGCAAAGTTAATGATTTTTGATTTGGATGAATAAATATCAATTATCTTTGTGTGGATATGAGAAAAAAAATCAACATTCAAAAAGGGGCCGTGTTGGGGGCGATACTCACGACGATTGTTGCGGGAATGTTGCTTTCCGTGGTACAGGTTGTCGTGAAACCACCGTTGCTGTTGGGGGAGAGATTGTTGCCGGGCGGAGGATGGGTTCAAATTGTGCTGGCAGCTCTTTTCGGTGGATGGCTATATTTGCAGATGTTCGACCGGAAACGACGAGGCGTGTGGCGGAGACGTATCTGGCTGCTCTTCTCGATCGTGTTCTTTAGTCAGTTATTTTTGGGAATTTTCGTGGATAGTGTGTTTCTGATGTCGGGAAAACTCCATTTTCCCATACCCGGACTGATCCCGGCAGGGGTATTTTACCGGGGAGAGGTGTCATTCATGCCGTTCCTATTTCTAGTGACGATTCTATTGTCCGGGGGAGCGTGGTGTAGCCAACTCTGTTATTTCGGGGCGTGGGATAGTCTGGCAGCGGGAAAAAATGGAAAACGGGAAGTTCCTTCTTCTAAAATGAGGTCCCGAATGCGTTGGACTGTATTGTTTGTATTTATAGGTGTCGCTTCCGCGTTGAGAGGTTTCGGGGTTCCGGTGATTTATTCCACGGGGATTGCTGTTTTTGCCGGGTGCGTGGGGATCATGATTATTTGGTTCGTGTCTAAAAGGCGTCATGTTGCCATGCATTGCTCTTCCTATTGTCCGGCGGGGACGTTGGTCATGTACTTGAAATACGTGTCTCCATGGCGATTGCATCTGAACGATCGTTGCCGGCATTGC
Proteins encoded in this region:
- a CDS encoding 4Fe-4S binding protein, translated to MRKKINIQKGAVLGAILTTIVAGMLLSVVQVVVKPPLLLGERLLPGGGWVQIVLAALFGGWLYLQMFDRKRRGVWRRRIWLLFSIVFFSQLFLGIFVDSVFLMSGKLHFPIPGLIPAGVFYRGEVSFMPFLFLVTILLSGGAWCSQLCYFGAWDSLAAGKNGKREVPSSKMRSRMRWTVLFVFIGVASALRGFGVPVIYSTGIAVFAGCVGIMIIWFVSKRRHVAMHCSSYCPAGTLVMYLKYVSPWRLHLNDRCRHCMACTRVCRYGALSKADVLKGRPAINCTLCGDCLAGCRHDALEYHFWGISPILAERLWLGTTLVLFTCFLSIARV